A single Amphiura filiformis chromosome 19, Afil_fr2py, whole genome shotgun sequence DNA region contains:
- the LOC140141612 gene encoding MORC family CW-type zinc finger protein 3-like: protein MHKMLSFGFSHKVDRYKHQAVGQYGNGFKSGSMRLGKDAIVFSFKNKTKTVGFLSQTFLEKVEATTVLVPIVSWTLDNQIIQSEEDADSLEAILQHSIFKTQAELFEQFEKIDIQKGTRIIIYNLKRDVSNRLEFDFMKESQDIIIAEEYDLTHPEVIVVEPDNKNKSDIPEHTYSLRAFCSILYMKPKLRIYLRGKRVALFEVEKKLRDTERYTYRPKNFKPAPEPANILFGFNPKKNQYGMMMYHKNRLIKPYVKVGYQLKVSEPIWHDDVP, encoded by the exons ATGCATAAAATGCTCAG TTTTGGTTTTAGCCATAAAGTGGACAGATACAAGCACCAGGCCGTGGGACAGTACGGCAACGGATTCAAGTCTGGCTCCATGCGACTCGGCAAGGATGCTATTGTCTTCAGTTTCAAGAATAAAACAAAGACCGTTGGGTTCTTGTCACAGACATTTCTGGAAAAGGTCGAAGCTACAACTGTACTGGTTCCTATAGTGTCATGGACTCTTGATA ATCAGATCATTCAAAGCGAGGAGGATGCAGACAGTTTAGAAGCCATCTTACAACATTCCATCTTCAAGACTCAAGCTGAACTGTTTGAACAGTTTGAAAAGATTGACATTCAAAAAGGAACAAGGATAATAATTTACAATCTAAAGAG AGATGTAAGCAACCGTCTTGAATTTGACTTCATGAAGGAAAGCCAAGATATCATCATCGCTGAGGAATATGACTTAACGCACCCAGAGGTCATTGTGGTTGAACctgataacaaaaataaaagtgaTATTCCAGAGCACACATATTCATTGAGG GCATTCTGCTCTATTTTATACATGAAACCGAAGCTTCGTATATACCTTAGGGGGAAAAGGGTTGCGCTCTTTGAAGTTGAGAAGAAACTTCGTGACACTGAGCGATATACGTACAGACCAAAGAATTTCAAG CCTGCTCCAGAACCAGCCAATATACTATTTGGTTTCAATCCCAAGAAgaaccaatatggcatgatgatgtaccataagaacaggctcatcaaaccatatgtgaaagttggctaccagttgaaggtgagtgaaccaatatggcatgatgatgtaccataa